The following proteins are encoded in a genomic region of Burkholderia cepacia:
- the mqo gene encoding malate dehydrogenase (quinone), whose protein sequence is MIKTLRVILSALALFVATSSAHAADTKKVDVLLVGGGIMSSTLGVWLHELQPDWSMTMVERLDGVALESSNGWNNAGTGHSALAELNYTPEKADGKIDISKAIEINESFQISRQFWAWQVKQGVLKNPHSFINSTPHMSFVWGDDNVRFLKKRYEALQASPLFRGMQYSEDYDQIKQWVPLMMEGRDRNQKVAATWTPIGTDVNFGEITRQFVGYLKTQPNFTLSLSSEVREITRNADGTWHVSWVKLHSDEPPQSVDAKFVFIGAGGGALHLLQASGIPEAKDYGAFPVGGSFLVTDNPDVVKQHLAKAYGKASVGSPPMSVPHLDTRIIDGKKIILFGPFATFSTKFLKNGSYFDLAKSTNLHNVAPMMRVGVDEFPLVQYLAGQLMLSDDDRFNALKEYFPNAKKEDWRLWQAGQRVQIIKRDPVKGGVLKLGTEIVSSQDGSIAGLLGASPGASTAAPIMLNLMKKVFKDKVATPEWQQKIRQIVPSYGTKLNDSPAKVVEEWTYTSDVLQLSPPPKIDVTVPSQPASNAPARPAKASADMAL, encoded by the coding sequence GTGATCAAAACGTTACGGGTAATACTGTCGGCGCTCGCGCTGTTCGTCGCGACATCGTCCGCGCACGCCGCCGATACGAAAAAGGTCGACGTCCTGCTGGTGGGCGGCGGCATCATGAGCTCGACGCTCGGCGTCTGGCTGCACGAACTCCAGCCCGACTGGTCGATGACGATGGTCGAACGCCTCGACGGCGTCGCGCTCGAAAGCTCGAACGGCTGGAACAACGCCGGCACCGGCCACTCGGCGCTCGCCGAGCTGAACTACACGCCGGAGAAGGCGGACGGCAAGATCGACATCTCCAAGGCGATCGAGATCAACGAGTCGTTCCAGATCTCGCGCCAGTTCTGGGCATGGCAGGTCAAGCAAGGCGTGCTGAAGAACCCGCATTCGTTCATCAACTCGACGCCGCACATGAGCTTCGTATGGGGCGACGACAACGTCCGCTTCCTGAAGAAGCGCTATGAAGCGCTGCAGGCGAGCCCGCTGTTCCGCGGGATGCAGTATTCGGAAGACTACGACCAGATCAAGCAGTGGGTGCCGCTGATGATGGAAGGCCGCGACCGCAACCAGAAGGTCGCGGCGACGTGGACGCCGATCGGCACCGACGTGAACTTCGGCGAGATCACGCGCCAGTTCGTCGGCTACCTGAAGACGCAACCGAACTTCACGCTGTCGCTGTCGAGCGAAGTGCGCGAGATCACGCGCAATGCCGACGGCACGTGGCACGTGTCGTGGGTCAAGCTGCACTCGGATGAACCGCCGCAATCCGTCGACGCGAAGTTCGTGTTCATCGGCGCGGGCGGCGGTGCGCTGCACCTGCTGCAGGCATCGGGCATCCCCGAAGCGAAGGACTACGGCGCGTTCCCGGTCGGCGGCTCGTTCCTCGTGACCGACAACCCCGACGTCGTGAAGCAGCACCTCGCGAAGGCGTACGGCAAGGCGTCGGTCGGCTCGCCGCCGATGTCGGTGCCGCACCTCGACACGCGGATCATCGACGGCAAGAAGATCATCCTGTTCGGGCCGTTCGCGACGTTCTCGACCAAGTTCCTGAAGAACGGTTCGTACTTCGACCTCGCCAAGAGCACCAACCTGCACAACGTCGCGCCGATGATGCGCGTGGGCGTCGACGAATTCCCGCTGGTCCAGTACCTCGCCGGCCAGCTGATGCTGTCCGACGACGATCGCTTCAACGCGCTGAAGGAATACTTCCCGAACGCGAAGAAGGAAGACTGGCGCCTGTGGCAGGCCGGCCAGCGCGTGCAGATCATCAAGCGCGACCCGGTCAAGGGCGGCGTGCTGAAGCTCGGCACCGAGATCGTCAGCTCGCAGGACGGCAGCATCGCGGGCCTGCTCGGCGCATCGCCGGGCGCGTCGACGGCCGCGCCGATCATGCTGAACCTGATGAAGAAGGTGTTCAAGGACAAGGTCGCGACGCCCGAGTGGCAGCAGAAGATCCGCCAGATCGTGCCGAGCTACGGCACGAAGTTGAACGACAGCCCGGCGAAGGTCGTCGAGGAATGGACCTACACGAGCGACGTGCTGCAACTGTCGCCGCCGCCGAAGATCGACGTCACCGTGCCGTCGCAGCCGGCCAGCAACGCGCCGGCCCGCCCGGCGAAGGCATCGGCCGACATGGCGCTGTAA
- the dbpA gene encoding ATP-dependent RNA helicase DbpA, which produces MTQPTATPFSALPLTPAALANLAQLGYVDMTPIQAASLPIALAGQDLIAQAKTGSGKTAAFSLALLARLDTRSFDVQAMILCPTRELADQVAQEVRRLARAEENVKVLTLCGGTPMRPQAQSLEHGAHIVVGTPGRIMDHLDRGNLKLDALSTLVLDEADRMLDMGFFDDIAKVARMCPTTRQTLLFSATYPDGIAKLSQQFLRNPKEIKLQERHDDSKIRQRFYEVTENERLHAVGQLLNHFRPVSTIAFCNTKQQCRDLLDVLHAQGFHALALHGELDQRERDQVLIQFANRSCSVLVATDVAARGLDIAQLEAVINVDVTPDPEVHVHRIGRTGRADQDGWALSLASMDEMGRVGGIEQAQKREVEWHPLAELTPAGNDTLLPPMETLQILGGRKDKIRPGDVLGALTGDAGFDGKQIGKINVTEFSTYVAIERGVAHDALRKLNAGKIKGKRVKVRLMDEE; this is translated from the coding sequence ATGACACAACCGACCGCCACGCCCTTCAGCGCGCTGCCGCTGACGCCCGCCGCGCTCGCGAACCTCGCGCAGCTCGGCTATGTCGACATGACGCCGATCCAGGCCGCGAGCCTGCCGATCGCGCTGGCCGGCCAGGACCTGATCGCGCAGGCTAAGACGGGCAGCGGCAAGACCGCCGCGTTCTCGCTCGCGCTGCTGGCGCGCCTCGACACGCGCAGCTTCGACGTGCAGGCGATGATCCTGTGCCCGACGCGCGAGCTTGCCGACCAGGTCGCGCAGGAAGTGCGCCGCCTCGCGCGCGCCGAGGAGAACGTGAAGGTGCTGACGCTGTGCGGCGGCACGCCGATGCGCCCGCAGGCGCAGAGCCTCGAACACGGCGCGCACATCGTCGTCGGCACGCCGGGCCGCATCATGGATCACCTCGACCGCGGCAACCTGAAGCTCGACGCGCTGAGCACGCTGGTGCTCGACGAAGCCGACCGGATGCTCGACATGGGCTTCTTCGACGACATCGCGAAGGTCGCGCGGATGTGCCCGACGACGCGCCAGACGCTGCTGTTCTCCGCGACCTATCCGGACGGCATCGCGAAGCTGAGCCAGCAGTTCCTGCGCAACCCGAAGGAAATCAAGCTCCAGGAGCGCCATGACGACAGCAAGATCCGCCAGCGCTTCTATGAAGTGACCGAGAACGAGCGGCTGCACGCGGTCGGCCAGTTGCTGAACCACTTCCGGCCGGTGAGCACGATCGCGTTCTGCAACACGAAGCAGCAGTGCCGCGACCTGCTCGACGTGCTGCATGCGCAGGGCTTCCACGCGCTCGCGCTGCACGGCGAGCTCGACCAGCGCGAACGCGACCAGGTATTGATCCAGTTCGCGAACCGCAGCTGCTCGGTGCTGGTGGCGACCGACGTCGCCGCGCGCGGGCTCGACATCGCGCAGCTCGAAGCCGTGATCAACGTCGACGTGACGCCCGACCCCGAAGTACACGTGCACCGCATCGGCCGCACCGGACGCGCGGACCAGGACGGCTGGGCGCTGAGCCTCGCGAGCATGGACGAGATGGGCCGCGTCGGCGGGATCGAACAGGCGCAGAAGCGCGAAGTCGAATGGCATCCGCTCGCCGAGCTGACGCCGGCCGGCAACGACACGCTGCTGCCGCCGATGGAAACGCTGCAGATCCTCGGCGGGCGCAAGGACAAGATCCGCCCGGGCGACGTGCTCGGCGCGCTGACCGGCGACGCCGGGTTCGACGGCAAGCAGATCGGCAAGATCAACGTGACCGAGTTCTCGACCTATGTCGCGATCGAGCGCGGCGTCGCGCACGACGCGCTGCGCAAGCTCAATGCAGGGAAGATCAAGGGCAAGCGGGTCAAGGTCCGGTTGATGGACGAGGAGTAA
- a CDS encoding LysR substrate-binding domain-containing protein, translated as MDLRHLRYFLAVAEEGHFGRAAERLHIVQPALSQQIRALEEELGTPLFERSTRKVALTDAGRLLVIEAQRTLEQAVRAKTLVQRAARGETGIVRIGFVGNAVATGRLSHDLTEFHATWPGVVLDLHEMAPAAQQDAILAGRLDIGYCPAFGVAFDAKLAVRTVGSWSWEVVMSDRHPFAKRRSVSVAALADEPFILYAADGDDEGQLAILRQVLGREPRIAHQVSSTLSVLALTGAGLGVSIVPAPLSRIAAPNVVYRKLAGDTPRSELVALSRIGAEWGAVQQYLAMLGERAA; from the coding sequence ATGGATCTTCGTCATTTGCGCTACTTTCTCGCGGTTGCCGAGGAAGGGCATTTCGGTCGCGCGGCGGAGCGACTGCATATCGTGCAGCCCGCGTTGAGCCAGCAGATCCGCGCACTCGAGGAGGAACTGGGCACGCCGCTGTTCGAGCGCAGCACGCGCAAGGTCGCGCTGACGGATGCCGGCCGGCTGCTGGTGATCGAGGCGCAGCGCACGCTCGAGCAGGCCGTGCGCGCGAAGACGCTGGTCCAGCGCGCGGCGCGCGGCGAGACGGGCATCGTGCGGATCGGTTTCGTCGGGAATGCGGTCGCGACGGGGCGGCTGTCCCATGATCTGACCGAGTTTCATGCGACCTGGCCGGGCGTGGTGCTCGACCTGCACGAAATGGCGCCGGCCGCGCAGCAGGACGCGATTCTCGCGGGCCGGCTCGACATCGGCTATTGCCCGGCGTTCGGCGTGGCCTTCGACGCGAAACTGGCCGTGCGGACGGTCGGCAGCTGGTCATGGGAAGTCGTGATGAGCGATCGGCATCCGTTCGCGAAGCGGCGCTCGGTGAGCGTTGCCGCGCTCGCGGACGAACCGTTCATCCTGTATGCGGCCGACGGCGACGACGAAGGGCAACTGGCGATCCTGCGCCAGGTGCTCGGGCGCGAGCCGCGCATCGCGCACCAGGTGAGCAGCACGCTGTCGGTGCTGGCGCTGACGGGTGCGGGCCTGGGCGTGTCGATCGTGCCGGCGCCGCTCAGCCGGATCGCGGCGCCGAACGTCGTGTACCGGAAACTGGCTGGCGATACGCCGCGATCGGAACTCGTCGCGCTTAGCCGGATCGGCGCGGAATGGGGGGCGGTACAGCAGTACCTGGCGATGCTGGGCGAGCGCGCCGCATAG
- the hndA gene encoding 2-hydroxy-1-naphthoic acid nonoxidative decarboxylase has product MSDRNRIDVHQHVVPPFWADALPAHGGDPSGWGSPNWSPESAIAFMDSLEIQTGVLSLTAPGVQGWNGQAKRDMARQVNEYVASLVAKWPTRFGNFATLPLPDVDGTLAEIDHAFDTLKADGVVLLSNYGGTYLGDSAFEAVWAELDRRHAVVFIHPAKPAIDVLPGMPGPLLDYPFDTTRTALQLVLNGVMTRYPNVRIILSHAGGFLPYAAYRFAELAPGVRNDVPDRDGLLDLLRSFYFDTALSSPSALPSLTAFAHPDRVLYGSDFPYAPPSVSTSFTRAQDAYAALSADRHAALNHANALPLFPRLATQAR; this is encoded by the coding sequence ATGTCCGACCGCAACCGCATCGATGTTCACCAGCATGTCGTCCCGCCGTTCTGGGCCGACGCGCTGCCCGCCCACGGCGGCGACCCGTCCGGCTGGGGCAGCCCCAACTGGAGCCCGGAAAGCGCCATCGCGTTCATGGATTCGCTGGAGATCCAGACCGGCGTGCTGTCGTTGACCGCGCCAGGTGTACAGGGCTGGAACGGCCAGGCCAAGCGTGACATGGCGCGCCAGGTGAACGAATACGTCGCCAGCCTCGTCGCGAAATGGCCGACCCGCTTCGGCAACTTCGCGACGCTGCCGCTGCCCGACGTCGACGGCACGCTCGCCGAAATCGACCACGCGTTCGACACGCTGAAAGCCGACGGCGTCGTGCTGCTCAGCAACTATGGCGGCACGTATCTCGGCGATTCGGCCTTCGAAGCCGTCTGGGCGGAACTCGATCGCCGTCACGCCGTGGTGTTCATCCACCCGGCCAAACCCGCGATCGACGTGCTGCCCGGCATGCCCGGCCCGCTGCTCGACTACCCGTTCGACACGACGCGCACGGCGCTGCAGCTCGTGCTCAACGGCGTGATGACGCGCTACCCGAACGTGCGCATCATCCTGTCGCATGCCGGCGGTTTCCTGCCGTACGCCGCGTACCGCTTCGCCGAACTCGCGCCGGGCGTGCGCAACGACGTGCCGGATCGCGACGGGCTGCTCGACCTGCTGCGCTCGTTCTACTTCGATACCGCGCTGTCGTCGCCGTCGGCGTTGCCGAGCCTCACCGCGTTCGCGCACCCCGATCGCGTGCTGTACGGCAGCGACTTTCCGTACGCGCCGCCGTCGGTCAGCACGTCGTTCACCCGCGCGCAGGATGCGTATGCGGCGCTGAGCGCCGACCGGCATGCCGCACTCAACCATGCGAACGCGCTGCCGCTGTTCCCGCGCCTCGCCACGCAGGCACGGTAA
- a CDS encoding SphA family protein translates to MKRKAAFGLISLAACAGMALSTGARATEGGGDTIGEGAEAFFAGALPPAGLYALLYYTHYHASRFNDSHGNGSVPGFKLDADVLIPRVVWMSNLSVLGGRFGAYAVLPMQHLALDAGGASFDRTNLGDLIVSPALIAWGSGALRTVAAVEFVFPTGQYDAQSALNTGKNYYTARPVFGVTWLPNDKVEVSAKITYSFNSPNNDTHYHSGNLFHFDYSASYAVTPKVRVGLSGYFVKQTTDDMQNGQPVAGDGFRGQAFAIGPGFRYQFSKISVEARVVKEFFVRNRPAGEAVWAKAVIPF, encoded by the coding sequence ATGAAACGAAAGGCTGCATTCGGACTGATCTCGCTCGCGGCGTGCGCGGGCATGGCGCTGAGCACCGGCGCCCGCGCGACGGAGGGCGGCGGCGACACGATCGGCGAGGGCGCGGAAGCGTTCTTCGCCGGCGCGCTGCCGCCGGCCGGGCTGTACGCGTTGCTGTACTACACGCACTACCATGCGTCGCGCTTCAACGATTCGCATGGCAATGGCTCGGTGCCGGGCTTCAAGCTCGATGCGGACGTGCTGATTCCGCGCGTGGTCTGGATGTCGAACCTGTCGGTGCTCGGCGGGCGCTTCGGTGCGTATGCGGTGCTGCCGATGCAGCATCTGGCGCTCGACGCGGGCGGCGCGTCGTTCGACCGTACCAACCTCGGCGACCTGATCGTCAGCCCCGCGCTGATCGCATGGGGTTCGGGCGCGTTGCGCACCGTTGCGGCGGTCGAGTTCGTGTTCCCGACCGGGCAGTACGACGCGCAATCTGCGCTGAACACCGGCAAGAACTACTACACCGCGCGGCCGGTATTCGGCGTGACCTGGCTGCCGAACGACAAGGTCGAGGTATCCGCGAAGATCACGTACAGCTTCAACTCGCCGAACAACGACACGCATTACCACTCGGGGAACCTGTTTCACTTCGACTACTCGGCGAGCTATGCGGTGACACCGAAAGTGCGGGTCGGGCTGTCGGGCTATTTCGTCAAGCAGACCACCGACGACATGCAGAACGGCCAGCCTGTCGCGGGCGACGGGTTTCGCGGGCAGGCGTTCGCGATCGGGCCGGGGTTTCGCTATCAGTTCAGCAAGATCAGCGTGGAAGCGCGCGTCGTGAAGGAGTTTTTCGTCCGCAACCGGCCGGCCGGCGAGGCCGTGTGGGCGAAGGCCGTCATTCCGTTCTGA
- a CDS encoding alpha/beta fold hydrolase, producing the protein MSSNPEIGRRIVAGGIDTNYHDTGDGPPVLLIHGSGPGVTAYANWRLTMPALAQQFRVIAPDMAGFGETERLAGYRYSMEHWVDHALGLLDALDVERAHVVGNSFGGALALALAIRAPERVGKLVLMGAAGTRFALTEGLDAVWGYTPSIANMRALLDIFAFDRTLVNDELAKLRYDASVRPGYQEAFADMFPAPRQRWVDALASDETKLRALMHDTLIVHGREDRVIPLESSLTLTEWLPNAQLHVFGRCGHWTQIEHAARFNRLVIDHFNE; encoded by the coding sequence ATGTCATCCAATCCTGAAATCGGCCGCCGGATCGTTGCCGGCGGCATCGACACGAACTATCACGACACCGGTGACGGCCCGCCCGTGCTGCTGATCCATGGCTCGGGGCCCGGTGTCACGGCCTATGCGAACTGGCGGCTCACGATGCCCGCGCTTGCGCAGCAGTTCCGCGTGATCGCGCCGGACATGGCCGGCTTCGGTGAAACCGAACGCCTGGCCGGGTACCGCTATTCGATGGAGCACTGGGTCGACCACGCGCTGGGCTTGCTCGATGCGCTCGACGTCGAGCGCGCGCACGTGGTCGGCAATTCGTTCGGCGGCGCGCTCGCGCTGGCACTCGCGATCCGTGCGCCGGAGCGGGTCGGCAAGCTCGTGCTGATGGGCGCCGCCGGCACGCGCTTCGCACTGACCGAAGGGCTCGACGCGGTGTGGGGCTATACGCCGTCAATCGCGAACATGCGCGCGCTGCTGGACATCTTCGCGTTCGATCGCACGCTTGTGAACGACGAACTCGCGAAGCTGCGCTACGACGCCAGCGTGCGGCCCGGCTACCAGGAGGCGTTCGCAGACATGTTTCCCGCGCCACGCCAGCGCTGGGTCGATGCGCTCGCGAGCGACGAGACGAAGCTGCGCGCGCTGATGCACGACACGCTGATCGTGCACGGCCGCGAGGACCGAGTGATTCCGCTCGAGAGTTCGCTGACGCTGACGGAATGGCTGCCGAACGCGCAGCTGCACGTGTTCGGCCGCTGCGGGCACTGGACGCAGATCGAGCATGCGGCGCGTTTCAACCGGCTCGTGATCGACCACTTCAACGAGTAA
- a CDS encoding 2-hydroxymuconate tautomerase, giving the protein MPVAHLYILEGRSDDKKERLIAEVTEAIHRSLDAPVESVRVIITEMPKAHFGIGGQSAKQRGR; this is encoded by the coding sequence GTGCCGGTTGCTCATCTGTACATCCTGGAAGGCCGCAGCGACGACAAGAAGGAACGTCTGATCGCCGAGGTTACCGAAGCCATCCATCGCTCGCTCGACGCACCGGTCGAATCGGTGCGCGTGATCATCACCGAGATGCCGAAAGCGCATTTCGGGATCGGCGGGCAGAGCGCGAAGCAGCGCGGACGCTAA
- the dmpH gene encoding 2-oxo-3-hexenedioate decarboxylase — MNLTTDLVESLAAHLDDCMREAHDTPKITDRHPEMDWDDAYAVQDAIRRRQLARGARIVGYKAGLTSHAKMRQMGVDTPVFGFLTDLYDLPDGGECDTSALIHPKVEPEIAFVTKAELKGPGCHIGAVLAATDFVFAGIEVIDSRYRDFKFDLKSVVADNTSAARFVAGGRPLTVDGVDLRTLGIVLEKNGLPVAFGAGAAVLGHPAAAVAMLANHLGARGESIPAGSLILSGGITEAVAVAAGDSVTLRVQDVGSVGLRFI; from the coding sequence ATGAACCTGACCACCGACCTCGTCGAATCGCTCGCCGCGCATCTCGACGACTGCATGCGCGAAGCGCACGACACGCCGAAGATTACCGACCGCCATCCGGAGATGGACTGGGACGACGCGTACGCGGTCCAGGACGCGATTCGCCGCCGGCAGCTCGCGCGCGGCGCGCGGATCGTCGGCTACAAGGCTGGCCTGACGTCGCACGCGAAGATGCGCCAGATGGGCGTCGATACGCCCGTGTTCGGGTTCCTCACGGATCTCTACGACCTGCCCGACGGCGGCGAGTGCGATACGTCCGCGCTGATCCACCCGAAGGTGGAGCCCGAGATCGCGTTCGTGACGAAGGCCGAGCTGAAAGGCCCCGGTTGCCATATCGGCGCGGTGCTCGCCGCGACGGATTTCGTCTTCGCCGGCATCGAGGTGATCGACAGCCGCTACCGCGACTTCAAGTTCGACCTGAAGAGCGTGGTGGCCGACAACACGTCGGCCGCGCGCTTCGTCGCGGGTGGCCGCCCGCTGACGGTGGACGGCGTCGATCTGCGCACGCTCGGCATCGTGCTCGAGAAGAACGGGCTGCCGGTCGCGTTCGGTGCGGGCGCGGCCGTGCTCGGGCATCCGGCCGCCGCGGTCGCGATGCTCGCGAACCATCTCGGCGCGCGCGGCGAATCGATTCCGGCGGGCAGCCTGATCCTGTCGGGCGGCATCACCGAGGCGGTAGCCGTCGCGGCCGGCGACAGCGTGACGCTGCGTGTGCAGGACGTCGGGTCGGTCGGCCTGCGTTTCATCTGA
- the dmpG gene encoding 4-hydroxy-2-oxovalerate aldolase: MNLKGKRITVHDMTLRDGMHPKRHQMTLDQMRAVATGLDAAGVPLIEVTHGDGLGGSSVNYGFPAHTDAEYLAAVIPLLKRAKVSALLLPGIGTVDHLKEAHALGVQTIRVATHCTEADVSEQHIAMARKLGMDTVGFLMMSHMNSPEGLVKQAKLMESYGANCIYITDSAGYMLPDDVRARLAAVRDALQPDTELGFHGHHNLAMGVANSIAAIEAGANRIDGAAAGLGAGAGNTPLEVFVAVCERMGIETGVDVWKIQDVAEDLVVPMMDFPIRVDRDALTLGYAGVYGSFLLFAKRAGDKYGIPARDILVELGRRGMVGGQEDMIEDTALTLAKARAAQAKREAA; this comes from the coding sequence ATGAACCTCAAAGGCAAGCGAATCACCGTCCACGACATGACGCTGCGTGACGGCATGCACCCGAAGCGACACCAGATGACGCTCGACCAGATGCGCGCGGTCGCGACCGGGCTCGATGCGGCCGGCGTGCCGCTGATCGAAGTCACGCACGGCGACGGGCTCGGCGGCTCGTCGGTCAACTACGGCTTCCCCGCACACACCGACGCCGAATACCTCGCTGCGGTGATCCCGCTGCTGAAGCGCGCGAAGGTGTCGGCGCTGCTGCTGCCGGGCATCGGCACCGTCGATCATCTGAAGGAGGCGCATGCGCTCGGCGTGCAGACGATCCGCGTCGCGACGCACTGCACCGAGGCCGATGTGTCGGAGCAGCACATCGCGATGGCGCGCAAGCTCGGCATGGATACCGTCGGCTTCCTGATGATGAGCCACATGAACAGCCCTGAGGGGCTCGTGAAGCAGGCGAAGCTGATGGAGTCGTACGGCGCGAACTGCATCTACATCACCGATTCGGCCGGCTACATGCTGCCCGACGACGTGAGGGCGCGCCTCGCCGCGGTGCGCGATGCGCTGCAGCCGGATACCGAACTCGGCTTTCACGGCCACCACAACCTCGCGATGGGCGTCGCGAACTCGATCGCGGCGATCGAGGCCGGCGCGAACCGGATCGACGGCGCGGCGGCCGGCCTCGGCGCCGGCGCGGGCAACACGCCGCTCGAAGTGTTCGTCGCCGTGTGCGAGCGGATGGGCATCGAGACTGGCGTCGACGTGTGGAAGATCCAGGACGTCGCAGAGGATCTCGTCGTGCCGATGATGGATTTCCCGATCCGCGTCGATCGCGATGCGCTGACGCTCGGCTACGCCGGCGTGTACGGGTCGTTCCTGCTGTTCGCGAAGCGCGCGGGCGACAAGTACGGGATCCCGGCGCGCGACATCCTCGTCGAGCTGGGCCGGCGCGGGATGGTCGGCGGCCAGGAAGACATGATCGAGGACACTGCGTTGACGCTCGCGAAGGCGCGCGCGGCGCAGGCAAAGCGGGAGGCTGCATGA
- a CDS encoding acetaldehyde dehydrogenase (acetylating), producing the protein MTRKIRCALIGPGNIGTDLLAKLMRSPVLEPVWMVGIDPDSDGLKRARELGLKTTAEGVDGLLPHVQADGVQIAFDATSAYVHAENSRKLNALGVLMIDLTPAAIGPYCVPPVNLKDHIGSGEMNVNMVTCGGQATIPMVRAVSRVQPVAYGEIVATVSSRSVGPGTRKNIDEFTRTTAAAVAQVGGAQAGKAIIVINPADPPLIMRDTVHCLTESAPDEARIVESVHAMIADVQRYVPGYRLVNGPVFDGNRVSIYLEVEGLGDYLPKYAGNLDIMTAAAARTAEMFAEELLAGRLALQPAAQAA; encoded by the coding sequence ATGACCCGAAAGATCCGTTGCGCGCTGATCGGCCCCGGCAACATCGGCACCGACCTGCTCGCCAAACTCATGCGCAGCCCCGTGCTCGAACCCGTCTGGATGGTCGGCATCGATCCCGATTCCGACGGCCTGAAGCGTGCGCGCGAACTCGGGCTGAAGACGACCGCGGAAGGCGTCGACGGCCTGCTGCCGCACGTGCAGGCCGACGGCGTGCAGATCGCCTTCGACGCGACGAGCGCCTACGTGCACGCGGAGAACAGCCGCAAGCTCAACGCGCTCGGCGTGCTGATGATCGACCTGACGCCGGCCGCGATCGGCCCGTACTGCGTGCCGCCCGTGAACCTGAAGGATCACATCGGCTCCGGCGAGATGAACGTGAACATGGTCACGTGCGGCGGCCAGGCGACGATCCCGATGGTGCGCGCGGTGTCCCGCGTGCAGCCTGTCGCGTACGGCGAGATCGTCGCGACCGTGTCGTCGCGCTCGGTCGGCCCCGGCACGCGCAAGAACATCGACGAGTTCACGCGCACGACGGCGGCGGCGGTCGCGCAGGTCGGCGGCGCGCAGGCCGGCAAGGCGATCATCGTGATCAATCCGGCCGACCCGCCGCTGATCATGCGCGACACCGTGCATTGCCTGACGGAAAGCGCGCCCGACGAAGCGCGCATCGTCGAATCGGTGCACGCGATGATCGCCGACGTGCAGCGCTACGTGCCCGGCTACCGGCTCGTCAACGGGCCGGTGTTCGACGGCAACCGCGTGTCGATCTACCTCGAGGTCGAAGGCCTCGGCGACTACCTGCCGAAATACGCGGGCAACCTCGACATCATGACGGCCGCCGCCGCGCGTACCGCCGAGATGTTTGCCGAGGAACTGCTGGCCGGCCGCCTCGCGCTCCAGCCGGCCGCGCAGGCAGCCTGA
- the dmpE gene encoding 2-oxopent-4-enoate hydratase gives MDSTLITTLGDRLYDAMVSRAPVAPLTSQHEDLSVDDAYRIQQRFVQRRLDAGETVIGKKIGVTSKAVMDMLGVYQPDFGYLLSGMVVGDGACIALDTLIQPKAEGEIAFVLKRDLLGPGVTNAMVLAATECVMPCFEIVDSRIRDWKIRIGDTVADNASCGVFVLGDQAVSTRRVDLSTCGMVLEKNGDVIGTGAGAAALGSPVNAVAWLANTLGRLGIPLKAGEVILSGALAAMAPAGPGDNFRVSIGGIGACSVRFA, from the coding sequence ATGGACTCCACATTGATTACCACGCTGGGCGATCGTCTGTACGACGCGATGGTGTCGCGCGCGCCCGTCGCGCCGTTGACGTCCCAGCACGAGGACCTGTCGGTCGACGACGCGTACCGGATCCAGCAGCGCTTCGTGCAGCGCCGCCTGGACGCCGGCGAGACCGTCATCGGCAAGAAGATCGGCGTCACGTCGAAAGCCGTGATGGACATGCTCGGCGTGTACCAGCCCGATTTCGGCTACCTGCTGTCGGGCATGGTGGTTGGCGATGGCGCGTGCATCGCGCTCGACACGCTGATCCAGCCGAAGGCCGAAGGCGAGATCGCGTTCGTGCTGAAGCGCGACCTGCTCGGCCCTGGCGTGACGAACGCGATGGTGCTGGCCGCGACCGAATGCGTGATGCCGTGCTTCGAGATCGTCGATTCGCGCATTCGCGACTGGAAGATCCGCATCGGCGACACGGTGGCCGACAACGCGTCGTGCGGCGTGTTCGTGCTCGGCGACCAGGCGGTCAGCACGCGCCGCGTCGATCTCTCGACCTGCGGGATGGTGCTCGAGAAGAACGGCGACGTGATCGGCACCGGCGCCGGCGCGGCCGCGCTCGGCTCGCCGGTGAACGCCGTCGCGTGGCTCGCCAATACGCTCGGCCGCCTCGGCATTCCGCTGAAGGCCGGCGAGGTGATCCTGTCCGGCGCGCTGGCCGCGATGGCGCCGGCCGGGCCCGGCGACAACTTTCGCGTGTCGATCGGCGGGATCGGCGCGTGTTCGGTGCGGTTCGCGTGA